The Rhododendron vialii isolate Sample 1 chromosome 6a, ASM3025357v1 genome includes a window with the following:
- the LOC131331172 gene encoding uncharacterized protein LOC131331172 isoform X3: MVTWLGRCLGGRVPCRICLGLFSVRSRSGRRRSMLVAALMDIITSTCDGLDHIPLKPTLPGNAQMRDIAAAIEVIAEGAMHLDEPQGTEEDNDGGTGIEGIGIKVLGGTSVLGLSRTNGLKELEHSSPSSFASNNRKNFLFNKLSDSSVARENVTKAVIPGLWDDLLCQHVAVPFAAWALANWAMASDMNRFHIQELDQDGHAVMTALNTEERSVKWHGSLVARMLLEDRNLPLNDSVPDWSFSLLSTVSQASKSEDIPLAKVALSAFLVSIERSPAAQEVVVDRGLNLMRETAKHTTKHKPVQEALAKALVSLSTRDKHMSLEESQRWSGVLVPWVFGNHSSDTIRSSAVKVLSRILEDYGASSIPISQGWLALLLTDILGSSKAKLNKGNAQPKTDKVKTQIDQANIVSAQQAANQLSDAVVNLAGNQLGTDTNSVDTFPLADLLKLEPFTGPLKNLKKDSQRKFDAADSALATLKGIKALTELSAEDTLFQNKITDFGVLCLLRRFLLRDDYEQLAATEAYDASRAQELQDRASNVSGGPSAVDSNDSSRVRVPPTAHIRRHAARLLTVISVLPKVQKVIAADEAWCKWLEECASGRIPGCNDAKIRSYARATLLNVFCNHGTDRNSSNGNVNDSSSQNQNSNCAGYAEMIYLINPELPHWKCPEEGLDTSGNKPSKNVNSAADNSESTRVEESQNCSRSEAPPLDVVFVHGLQGGPFKTWRLSEDKSSTKSGLVEKIDEEAGKQGTFWPGEWLPADFPGVRLFSLKYKSNLTQWSGATLPLQEVSSMILEKLVAAGIGSHPVVFVTHSMGGLVVKQMLYQAKADNKDDFVNNTIGVAFYSCPHFGSKLADMPWRMGLVLRPAPTIGELRSGSPRLVELNDFIRHLHKKGMLEVLSFGETKVTPIVEGYGGWAFRMEVVPIESAYPGFGELVVLDSTDHVNSCKPLSRSDPSYTEILKFLKKLKTQHR; the protein is encoded by the exons ATGGTGACGTGGCTGGGGCGGTGCTTGGGAGGCCGAGTGCCGTGCCGAATCTGCTTAGGTTTATTTTCTGTTCGCAGCCGCAGCGGTCGAAGAAG GAGCATGCTTGTTGCTGCCCTCATGGATATCATCACTTCAACCTGTGATGGCTTAGACCATATACCACTCAAGCCAACACTGCCTGGAAATGCTCAAATGAGAGATATTGCAGCAGCCATTGAAGTTATAGCGGAAGGTGCCATGCATTTGGATGAGCCGCAGGGAACTGAAGAGGACAATGATGGTGGAACAGGAATAGAGGGGATTGGGATTAAAGTTCTTGGAGGTACATCTGTTTTAGGGCTTTCAAGAACTAATGGCCTAAAGGAATTGGAGCATTCCAGTCCTAGTAGTTTTGCCAGCAATAATCGTAAAAACTTTTTGTTCAACAAACTCAGTGATAGTTCAGTGGCCCGAGAAAATGTGACTAAAGCTGTTATTCCTGGCCTTTGGGATGATTTGCTTTGTCAACATGTTGCTGTGCCTTTTGCTGCTTGGGCTTTAGCAAATTGGGCAATGGCATCGGATATGAATAGGTTCCACATTCAAGAACTGGATCAAGATGGACATGCTGTCATGACTGCTTTAAATACAGAAGAGCGATCTGTGAAATGGCATGGCAGTTTGGTGGCTCGCATGCTTTTAGAGGACCGTAATTTGCCCTTGAATGACTCTGTTCCTGATTGGAGTTTCAGTCTTCTTTCTACTGTTTCTCAAGCAAGCAAGAGTGAAGACATTCCTTTGGCAAAGGTTGCTTTGTCTGCTTTTCTGGTTTCTATTGAGAGAAGTCCTGCAGCACAGGAGGTAGTAGTGGACAGAGGTCTTAATCTAATGCGGGAAACTGCAAAACATACAACAAAGCATAAGCCTGTACAAGAAGCATTGGCAAAGGCCTTAGTATCACTTTCCACCAGGGACAAGCATATGTCTCTTGAAGAAAGTCAAAGGTGGTCAGGTGTTCTCGTTCCTTGGGTTTTTGGAAACCATTCGTCCGACACCATACGGTCTTCGGCAGTTAAAGTTCTTTCGCGAATTCTTGAGGACTATGGGGCATCTTCTATACCTATCTCTCAAGGATGGTTGGCTCTTTTGCTCACTGATATTTTGGGATCCAGTAAGGCGAAGTTAAACAAGGGAAATGCTCAGCCTAAAACAGACAAAGTGAAG ACTCAAATAGATCAGGCAAACATAGTCTCTGCACAACAGGCTGCGAATCAGTTGTCAGATGCTGTTGTTAATTTAGCCGGCAATCAGCTGGGAACAGACACCAATAGTGTTGATACATTCCCTTTGGCAGATCTTCTCAAACTTGAACCCTTTACTGGACCATTAAAAAATCTGAAGAAAGATAGTCAGCGAAAATTTGATGCTGCGGATTCTGCATTGGCTACCCTCAAGGGGATAAAAGCACTGACAGAACTCTCTGCTGAAGACACACtctttcaaaacaaaataactGATTTTGGCGTGTTGTGTTTGTTAAGGCGCTTTTTGCTGCGagatgattatgagcaattAGCTGCAACTGAAGCATATGATGCTTCACGGGCGCAGGAGTTGCAAGATCGGGCCTCAAATGTGTCTGGTGGGCCTTCAGCTGTAGATAGTAATGATTCTTCTCGTGTCCGAGTTCCACCCACAGCTCACATTAGGAGACATGCAGCTCGACTGCTAACCGTTATCTCTGTGCTtccaaaggttcaaaaggtaaTCGCAGCAGATGAAGCTTGGTGTAAATGGCTTGAGGAGTGTGCCAGTGGGAGGATTCCAGGGTGCAATGATGCTAAAATTCGAAGTTATGCTAGAGCAACATTGTTAAATGTATTTTGCAACCATGGAACCGACAGAAACTCCTCAAATGGAAATGTCAATGACAGTAGTTCCCAAAATCAAAACAGTAACTGTGCCGGTTATGCTGAAATGATATATTTAATAAATCCTGAATTACCGCACTGGAAGTGTCCTGAAGAAGGTTTAGACACTTCTGGAAATAAACCAAGCAAGAATGTAAACTCTGccgctgacaatagtgagtcaACCCGGGTGGAAGAATCTCAAAACTGCTCAAGGTCAGAAGCTCCTCCACTGGATGTTGTCTTTGTCCATGGCTTGCAAGGCGGACCTTTCAAGACTTGGCGCTTATCTGAAGACAAGTCATCAACTAAGTCTGGCCTTGTTGAGAAGATTGATGAAGAAGCAGGGAAGCAAGGGACATTCTGGCCTGGAGAATGGCTTCCAGCTGATTTCCCAGGTGTTCGTTTGTTTTCACTGAAGTACAAG TCAAATCTTACGCAGTGGTCTGGTGCTACTCTGCCTCTTCAG GAAGTCAGCTCCATGATATTAGAAAAGCTTGTGGCTGCAGGCATTGGGAGTCACCCCGTCGTATTTGTGACGCATAG CATGGGAGGCCTGGTTGTTAAGCAGATGCTGTATCAAGCAAAAGCAGATAATAAGGATGACTTTGTCAACAACACCATTGGAGTT GCGTTTTATAGCTGCCCTCATTTTGGCAGCAAACTTGCAGACATGCCCTGGAGAATGGGTCTTGTGCTTCGCCCTGCACCCACT ATAGGAGAGCTAAGAAGTGGATCTCCAAGGTTGGTAGAGCTCAATGACTTTATTCGTCACCTTCATAAGAAGGGTATGCTTGAGGTTCTCAGTTTTGGTGAG ACCAAGGTAACTCCGATTGTTGAAGGTTATGGAGGTTGGGCCTTTCGAATGGAAG
- the LOC131331172 gene encoding uncharacterized protein LOC131331172 isoform X1 — MLRLCTRYRRRRALFSLRRTLSSSSSPPPRHHPETSPAEYPNNLASPQQLPPLPLSPVYPPPLSSPFLSRTSLSLLSVTLVSSIFIYGLTTTDFSTKPDLKFDHLYADLEHAIDRSNDSVKRILNRMRQTGVAATVLWKSLRSVLSSANHEVRLGFEFRVAAFLADIAAANAARRAAIVGAGGGAVVDWLLETVAAGGGDGCGTQAEAARALAYLIADGDVAGAVLGRPSAVPNLLRFIFCSQPQRSKKQSRRTSFDVSDSLKGRSMLVAALMDIITSTCDGLDHIPLKPTLPGNAQMRDIAAAIEVIAEGAMHLDEPQGTEEDNDGGTGIEGIGIKVLGGTSVLGLSRTNGLKELEHSSPSSFASNNRKNFLFNKLSDSSVARENVTKAVIPGLWDDLLCQHVAVPFAAWALANWAMASDMNRFHIQELDQDGHAVMTALNTEERSVKWHGSLVARMLLEDRNLPLNDSVPDWSFSLLSTVSQASKSEDIPLAKVALSAFLVSIERSPAAQEVVVDRGLNLMRETAKHTTKHKPVQEALAKALVSLSTRDKHMSLEESQRWSGVLVPWVFGNHSSDTIRSSAVKVLSRILEDYGASSIPISQGWLALLLTDILGSSKAKLNKGNAQPKTDKVKTQIDQANIVSAQQAANQLSDAVVNLAGNQLGTDTNSVDTFPLADLLKLEPFTGPLKNLKKDSQRKFDAADSALATLKGIKALTELSAEDTLFQNKITDFGVLCLLRRFLLRDDYEQLAATEAYDASRAQELQDRASNVSGGPSAVDSNDSSRVRVPPTAHIRRHAARLLTVISVLPKVQKVIAADEAWCKWLEECASGRIPGCNDAKIRSYARATLLNVFCNHGTDRNSSNGNVNDSSSQNQNSNCAGYAEMIYLINPELPHWKCPEEGLDTSGNKPSKNVNSAADNSESTRVEESQNCSRSEAPPLDVVFVHGLQGGPFKTWRLSEDKSSTKSGLVEKIDEEAGKQGTFWPGEWLPADFPGVRLFSLKYKSNLTQWSGATLPLQEVSSMILEKLVAAGIGSHPVVFVTHSMGGLVVKQMLYQAKADNKDDFVNNTIGVAFYSCPHFGSKLADMPWRMGLVLRPAPTIGELRSGSPRLVELNDFIRHLHKKGMLEVLSFGETKVTPIVEGYGGWAFRMEVVPIESAYPGFGELVVLDSTDHVNSCKPLSRSDPSYTEILKFLKKLKTQHR, encoded by the exons ATGCTCCGCCTCTGCACTCGCTACCGCCGCCGCCGCGCTCTCTTCTCTCTCCGCCGCAccctctcctcctcttcctcgcCCCCGCCGCGTCACCACCCCGAAACTTCTCCCGCCGAATACCCCAACAACCTCGCTAGTCCCCAGCAACTCcctcctctccccctctctcctgtctatcctccccctctctcttctcccttcctctctcgcacctccctctctctcctctccgtAACCCTAGTCTCCTCCATTTTTATCTACGGCCTGACCACGACCGACTTCAGCACCAAACCTGACCTCAAATTCGACCACCTCTACGCTGACCTCGAACATGCGATCGACCGGTCCAACGACTCTGTTAAGCGGATTCTGAACCGGATGAGACAGACCGGGGTGGCGGCGACGGTTTTGTGGAAGTCGTTGCGGTCGGTCCTGTCGTCGGCCAACCACGAGGTGAGGCTAGGGTTCGAGTTTCGGGTCGCGGCGTTCCTGGCCGACATCGCGGCCGCCAACGCGGCCAGGAGGGCGGCGATCGTCGGCGCTGGCGGCGGCGCGGTGGTGGATTGGCTGCTGGAGACGGTGGCGGCGGGGGGCGGGGATGGTTGCGGGACCCAGGCGGAGGCGGCGAGGGCGCTGGCGTACCTGATCGCCGATGGTGACGTGGCTGGGGCGGTGCTTGGGAGGCCGAGTGCCGTGCCGAATCTGCTTAGGTTTATTTTCTGTTCGCAGCCGCAGCGGTCGAAGAAG CAATCAAGACGTACTTCATTCGATGTTTCTGATTCTTTGAAAGGTAGGAGCATGCTTGTTGCTGCCCTCATGGATATCATCACTTCAACCTGTGATGGCTTAGACCATATACCACTCAAGCCAACACTGCCTGGAAATGCTCAAATGAGAGATATTGCAGCAGCCATTGAAGTTATAGCGGAAGGTGCCATGCATTTGGATGAGCCGCAGGGAACTGAAGAGGACAATGATGGTGGAACAGGAATAGAGGGGATTGGGATTAAAGTTCTTGGAGGTACATCTGTTTTAGGGCTTTCAAGAACTAATGGCCTAAAGGAATTGGAGCATTCCAGTCCTAGTAGTTTTGCCAGCAATAATCGTAAAAACTTTTTGTTCAACAAACTCAGTGATAGTTCAGTGGCCCGAGAAAATGTGACTAAAGCTGTTATTCCTGGCCTTTGGGATGATTTGCTTTGTCAACATGTTGCTGTGCCTTTTGCTGCTTGGGCTTTAGCAAATTGGGCAATGGCATCGGATATGAATAGGTTCCACATTCAAGAACTGGATCAAGATGGACATGCTGTCATGACTGCTTTAAATACAGAAGAGCGATCTGTGAAATGGCATGGCAGTTTGGTGGCTCGCATGCTTTTAGAGGACCGTAATTTGCCCTTGAATGACTCTGTTCCTGATTGGAGTTTCAGTCTTCTTTCTACTGTTTCTCAAGCAAGCAAGAGTGAAGACATTCCTTTGGCAAAGGTTGCTTTGTCTGCTTTTCTGGTTTCTATTGAGAGAAGTCCTGCAGCACAGGAGGTAGTAGTGGACAGAGGTCTTAATCTAATGCGGGAAACTGCAAAACATACAACAAAGCATAAGCCTGTACAAGAAGCATTGGCAAAGGCCTTAGTATCACTTTCCACCAGGGACAAGCATATGTCTCTTGAAGAAAGTCAAAGGTGGTCAGGTGTTCTCGTTCCTTGGGTTTTTGGAAACCATTCGTCCGACACCATACGGTCTTCGGCAGTTAAAGTTCTTTCGCGAATTCTTGAGGACTATGGGGCATCTTCTATACCTATCTCTCAAGGATGGTTGGCTCTTTTGCTCACTGATATTTTGGGATCCAGTAAGGCGAAGTTAAACAAGGGAAATGCTCAGCCTAAAACAGACAAAGTGAAG ACTCAAATAGATCAGGCAAACATAGTCTCTGCACAACAGGCTGCGAATCAGTTGTCAGATGCTGTTGTTAATTTAGCCGGCAATCAGCTGGGAACAGACACCAATAGTGTTGATACATTCCCTTTGGCAGATCTTCTCAAACTTGAACCCTTTACTGGACCATTAAAAAATCTGAAGAAAGATAGTCAGCGAAAATTTGATGCTGCGGATTCTGCATTGGCTACCCTCAAGGGGATAAAAGCACTGACAGAACTCTCTGCTGAAGACACACtctttcaaaacaaaataactGATTTTGGCGTGTTGTGTTTGTTAAGGCGCTTTTTGCTGCGagatgattatgagcaattAGCTGCAACTGAAGCATATGATGCTTCACGGGCGCAGGAGTTGCAAGATCGGGCCTCAAATGTGTCTGGTGGGCCTTCAGCTGTAGATAGTAATGATTCTTCTCGTGTCCGAGTTCCACCCACAGCTCACATTAGGAGACATGCAGCTCGACTGCTAACCGTTATCTCTGTGCTtccaaaggttcaaaaggtaaTCGCAGCAGATGAAGCTTGGTGTAAATGGCTTGAGGAGTGTGCCAGTGGGAGGATTCCAGGGTGCAATGATGCTAAAATTCGAAGTTATGCTAGAGCAACATTGTTAAATGTATTTTGCAACCATGGAACCGACAGAAACTCCTCAAATGGAAATGTCAATGACAGTAGTTCCCAAAATCAAAACAGTAACTGTGCCGGTTATGCTGAAATGATATATTTAATAAATCCTGAATTACCGCACTGGAAGTGTCCTGAAGAAGGTTTAGACACTTCTGGAAATAAACCAAGCAAGAATGTAAACTCTGccgctgacaatagtgagtcaACCCGGGTGGAAGAATCTCAAAACTGCTCAAGGTCAGAAGCTCCTCCACTGGATGTTGTCTTTGTCCATGGCTTGCAAGGCGGACCTTTCAAGACTTGGCGCTTATCTGAAGACAAGTCATCAACTAAGTCTGGCCTTGTTGAGAAGATTGATGAAGAAGCAGGGAAGCAAGGGACATTCTGGCCTGGAGAATGGCTTCCAGCTGATTTCCCAGGTGTTCGTTTGTTTTCACTGAAGTACAAG TCAAATCTTACGCAGTGGTCTGGTGCTACTCTGCCTCTTCAG GAAGTCAGCTCCATGATATTAGAAAAGCTTGTGGCTGCAGGCATTGGGAGTCACCCCGTCGTATTTGTGACGCATAG CATGGGAGGCCTGGTTGTTAAGCAGATGCTGTATCAAGCAAAAGCAGATAATAAGGATGACTTTGTCAACAACACCATTGGAGTT GCGTTTTATAGCTGCCCTCATTTTGGCAGCAAACTTGCAGACATGCCCTGGAGAATGGGTCTTGTGCTTCGCCCTGCACCCACT ATAGGAGAGCTAAGAAGTGGATCTCCAAGGTTGGTAGAGCTCAATGACTTTATTCGTCACCTTCATAAGAAGGGTATGCTTGAGGTTCTCAGTTTTGGTGAG ACCAAGGTAACTCCGATTGTTGAAGGTTATGGAGGTTGGGCCTTTCGAATGGAAG
- the LOC131331172 gene encoding uncharacterized protein LOC131331172 isoform X4: MLVAALMDIITSTCDGLDHIPLKPTLPGNAQMRDIAAAIEVIAEGAMHLDEPQGTEEDNDGGTGIEGIGIKVLGGTSVLGLSRTNGLKELEHSSPSSFASNNRKNFLFNKLSDSSVARENVTKAVIPGLWDDLLCQHVAVPFAAWALANWAMASDMNRFHIQELDQDGHAVMTALNTEERSVKWHGSLVARMLLEDRNLPLNDSVPDWSFSLLSTVSQASKSEDIPLAKVALSAFLVSIERSPAAQEVVVDRGLNLMRETAKHTTKHKPVQEALAKALVSLSTRDKHMSLEESQRWSGVLVPWVFGNHSSDTIRSSAVKVLSRILEDYGASSIPISQGWLALLLTDILGSSKAKLNKGNAQPKTDKVKTQIDQANIVSAQQAANQLSDAVVNLAGNQLGTDTNSVDTFPLADLLKLEPFTGPLKNLKKDSQRKFDAADSALATLKGIKALTELSAEDTLFQNKITDFGVLCLLRRFLLRDDYEQLAATEAYDASRAQELQDRASNVSGGPSAVDSNDSSRVRVPPTAHIRRHAARLLTVISVLPKVQKVIAADEAWCKWLEECASGRIPGCNDAKIRSYARATLLNVFCNHGTDRNSSNGNVNDSSSQNQNSNCAGYAEMIYLINPELPHWKCPEEGLDTSGNKPSKNVNSAADNSESTRVEESQNCSRSEAPPLDVVFVHGLQGGPFKTWRLSEDKSSTKSGLVEKIDEEAGKQGTFWPGEWLPADFPGVRLFSLKYKSNLTQWSGATLPLQEVSSMILEKLVAAGIGSHPVVFVTHSMGGLVVKQMLYQAKADNKDDFVNNTIGVAFYSCPHFGSKLADMPWRMGLVLRPAPTIGELRSGSPRLVELNDFIRHLHKKGMLEVLSFGETKVTPIVEGYGGWAFRMEVVPIESAYPGFGELVVLDSTDHVNSCKPLSRSDPSYTEILKFLKKLKTQHR, from the exons ATGCTTGTTGCTGCCCTCATGGATATCATCACTTCAACCTGTGATGGCTTAGACCATATACCACTCAAGCCAACACTGCCTGGAAATGCTCAAATGAGAGATATTGCAGCAGCCATTGAAGTTATAGCGGAAGGTGCCATGCATTTGGATGAGCCGCAGGGAACTGAAGAGGACAATGATGGTGGAACAGGAATAGAGGGGATTGGGATTAAAGTTCTTGGAGGTACATCTGTTTTAGGGCTTTCAAGAACTAATGGCCTAAAGGAATTGGAGCATTCCAGTCCTAGTAGTTTTGCCAGCAATAATCGTAAAAACTTTTTGTTCAACAAACTCAGTGATAGTTCAGTGGCCCGAGAAAATGTGACTAAAGCTGTTATTCCTGGCCTTTGGGATGATTTGCTTTGTCAACATGTTGCTGTGCCTTTTGCTGCTTGGGCTTTAGCAAATTGGGCAATGGCATCGGATATGAATAGGTTCCACATTCAAGAACTGGATCAAGATGGACATGCTGTCATGACTGCTTTAAATACAGAAGAGCGATCTGTGAAATGGCATGGCAGTTTGGTGGCTCGCATGCTTTTAGAGGACCGTAATTTGCCCTTGAATGACTCTGTTCCTGATTGGAGTTTCAGTCTTCTTTCTACTGTTTCTCAAGCAAGCAAGAGTGAAGACATTCCTTTGGCAAAGGTTGCTTTGTCTGCTTTTCTGGTTTCTATTGAGAGAAGTCCTGCAGCACAGGAGGTAGTAGTGGACAGAGGTCTTAATCTAATGCGGGAAACTGCAAAACATACAACAAAGCATAAGCCTGTACAAGAAGCATTGGCAAAGGCCTTAGTATCACTTTCCACCAGGGACAAGCATATGTCTCTTGAAGAAAGTCAAAGGTGGTCAGGTGTTCTCGTTCCTTGGGTTTTTGGAAACCATTCGTCCGACACCATACGGTCTTCGGCAGTTAAAGTTCTTTCGCGAATTCTTGAGGACTATGGGGCATCTTCTATACCTATCTCTCAAGGATGGTTGGCTCTTTTGCTCACTGATATTTTGGGATCCAGTAAGGCGAAGTTAAACAAGGGAAATGCTCAGCCTAAAACAGACAAAGTGAAG ACTCAAATAGATCAGGCAAACATAGTCTCTGCACAACAGGCTGCGAATCAGTTGTCAGATGCTGTTGTTAATTTAGCCGGCAATCAGCTGGGAACAGACACCAATAGTGTTGATACATTCCCTTTGGCAGATCTTCTCAAACTTGAACCCTTTACTGGACCATTAAAAAATCTGAAGAAAGATAGTCAGCGAAAATTTGATGCTGCGGATTCTGCATTGGCTACCCTCAAGGGGATAAAAGCACTGACAGAACTCTCTGCTGAAGACACACtctttcaaaacaaaataactGATTTTGGCGTGTTGTGTTTGTTAAGGCGCTTTTTGCTGCGagatgattatgagcaattAGCTGCAACTGAAGCATATGATGCTTCACGGGCGCAGGAGTTGCAAGATCGGGCCTCAAATGTGTCTGGTGGGCCTTCAGCTGTAGATAGTAATGATTCTTCTCGTGTCCGAGTTCCACCCACAGCTCACATTAGGAGACATGCAGCTCGACTGCTAACCGTTATCTCTGTGCTtccaaaggttcaaaaggtaaTCGCAGCAGATGAAGCTTGGTGTAAATGGCTTGAGGAGTGTGCCAGTGGGAGGATTCCAGGGTGCAATGATGCTAAAATTCGAAGTTATGCTAGAGCAACATTGTTAAATGTATTTTGCAACCATGGAACCGACAGAAACTCCTCAAATGGAAATGTCAATGACAGTAGTTCCCAAAATCAAAACAGTAACTGTGCCGGTTATGCTGAAATGATATATTTAATAAATCCTGAATTACCGCACTGGAAGTGTCCTGAAGAAGGTTTAGACACTTCTGGAAATAAACCAAGCAAGAATGTAAACTCTGccgctgacaatagtgagtcaACCCGGGTGGAAGAATCTCAAAACTGCTCAAGGTCAGAAGCTCCTCCACTGGATGTTGTCTTTGTCCATGGCTTGCAAGGCGGACCTTTCAAGACTTGGCGCTTATCTGAAGACAAGTCATCAACTAAGTCTGGCCTTGTTGAGAAGATTGATGAAGAAGCAGGGAAGCAAGGGACATTCTGGCCTGGAGAATGGCTTCCAGCTGATTTCCCAGGTGTTCGTTTGTTTTCACTGAAGTACAAG TCAAATCTTACGCAGTGGTCTGGTGCTACTCTGCCTCTTCAG GAAGTCAGCTCCATGATATTAGAAAAGCTTGTGGCTGCAGGCATTGGGAGTCACCCCGTCGTATTTGTGACGCATAG CATGGGAGGCCTGGTTGTTAAGCAGATGCTGTATCAAGCAAAAGCAGATAATAAGGATGACTTTGTCAACAACACCATTGGAGTT GCGTTTTATAGCTGCCCTCATTTTGGCAGCAAACTTGCAGACATGCCCTGGAGAATGGGTCTTGTGCTTCGCCCTGCACCCACT ATAGGAGAGCTAAGAAGTGGATCTCCAAGGTTGGTAGAGCTCAATGACTTTATTCGTCACCTTCATAAGAAGGGTATGCTTGAGGTTCTCAGTTTTGGTGAG ACCAAGGTAACTCCGATTGTTGAAGGTTATGGAGGTTGGGCCTTTCGAATGGAAG